A section of the Pseudomonas sp. FP453 genome encodes:
- a CDS encoding sugar ABC transporter substrate-binding protein: protein MKLPFAGRLLAVAVLAAASAALPLSSAFADDAAKPKVGLVMKSLANEFFVTMQDGAKDYQKSHAADFDMITNGIKNETDTAAQIDIVNQMILAKVNAIVIAPADSKALVTVLKKASDAGIKVVNIDNRLDPDVLKSKNLDIPFVGPDNRKGSKLVGDYLAKQLAAGDKVGIIEGVPTTTNAQQRTAGFKDAMDAAGMKIVSTQSGNWEIDQGNKIAAAMLSETPDIKALLAGNDNMALGAVSAVRAAGKAGKVLVVGYDNIEAIKPMLQDGRVLATADQAAAQQAVFGIQNALKLVKGEKVDAKDGVIETPVELVLKK, encoded by the coding sequence ATGAAGCTGCCATTCGCTGGACGTCTTCTTGCTGTCGCTGTGCTTGCTGCCGCATCCGCTGCTTTACCTCTCTCCTCTGCATTTGCCGATGACGCCGCCAAACCGAAGGTTGGCCTGGTGATGAAGTCCCTCGCCAACGAATTTTTCGTCACCATGCAGGACGGTGCAAAGGACTATCAGAAGTCCCACGCCGCCGATTTCGACATGATCACCAACGGTATCAAGAACGAAACCGATACCGCCGCGCAGATCGACATCGTCAATCAGATGATCCTCGCCAAAGTTAACGCCATCGTCATCGCCCCCGCCGACTCCAAGGCGCTGGTCACTGTGCTGAAGAAAGCCTCCGACGCCGGTATCAAGGTCGTGAACATCGACAACCGCCTCGATCCGGATGTGCTGAAAAGCAAAAACCTCGATATCCCCTTCGTCGGCCCCGACAACCGCAAAGGCTCCAAATTGGTGGGTGACTACCTGGCCAAGCAACTGGCAGCGGGCGACAAGGTCGGCATCATTGAAGGTGTACCGACTACCACCAACGCCCAGCAGCGCACCGCAGGCTTCAAGGATGCGATGGACGCGGCCGGCATGAAGATCGTTTCCACCCAATCCGGTAACTGGGAAATCGACCAGGGCAACAAGATCGCTGCGGCGATGCTGAGCGAGACACCGGACATCAAGGCCCTGCTGGCCGGTAACGACAATATGGCCCTGGGTGCAGTCTCGGCTGTCCGCGCCGCAGGCAAGGCCGGCAAAGTGTTGGTCGTTGGCTATGACAACATCGAAGCCATCAAGCCGATGCTGCAAGACGGCCGTGTCCTGGCGACCGCCGACCAGGCTGCGGCCCAGCAAGCTGTGTTCGGTATCCAGAACGCGCTGAAGCTGGTCAAGGGTGAGAAAGTCGATGCCAAAGATGGCGTGATCGAAACCCCGGTCGAACTCGTCCTCAAGAAGTAA
- a CDS encoding asparaginase has product MKSALKNIVPGALALLLLFPVAAQAKEVETKTKLSNVVILATGGTIAGAGASSANSATYQAAKVGIEQLIAGIPELSQIANVRGEQVMQIASESINNDNLLQLGRRVAELADSKDVDGIVITHGTDTLEETAYFLNLVEKTDKPIIVVGSMRPGTAMSADGMLNLYNAVAVAGSKDARGKGVLVTMNDEIQSGRDVSKMVNIKTEAFKSPWGPLGMVVEGKSYWFRLPAKRHTMDSEFDIKNIKSLPDVEIAYGYGNVSDTAYKALAQAGAKAIIHAGTGNGSVSSKVVPALQELRKQGVQIIRSSHVNAGGFVLRNAEQPDDKYDWVVAHDLNPQKARILAMVALTKTQDSKELQRMFWEY; this is encoded by the coding sequence ATGAAATCTGCATTGAAGAACATTGTTCCGGGCGCGCTGGCCCTCCTGCTGCTGTTCCCCGTTGCCGCCCAGGCAAAGGAAGTTGAAACCAAGACCAAACTCTCCAACGTGGTGATCCTCGCCACCGGCGGCACCATCGCCGGCGCTGGCGCCAGCTCGGCCAACAGTGCCACCTACCAGGCAGCCAAGGTCGGTATCGAACAACTGATTGCTGGTATTCCTGAGCTTAGCCAGATCGCCAACGTGCGCGGCGAACAAGTGATGCAAATTGCATCCGAGAGCATCAACAACGACAACCTGCTGCAACTGGGCCGCCGCGTCGCCGAACTGGCCGACAGCAAGGACGTGGACGGCATCGTGATCACCCACGGCACCGACACCCTGGAAGAGACCGCCTACTTCCTGAACCTGGTGGAAAAAACCGACAAGCCAATCATCGTGGTCGGCTCCATGCGCCCAGGCACTGCCATGTCGGCAGACGGCATGCTCAACCTGTACAACGCCGTGGCCGTGGCCGGCAGCAAAGATGCACGCGGCAAGGGCGTGCTGGTGACCATGAACGACGAAATCCAATCGGGTCGCGACGTGAGCAAGATGGTCAACATCAAGACCGAAGCATTCAAGAGCCCATGGGGTCCACTGGGTATGGTGGTTGAAGGCAAATCCTACTGGTTCCGCCTGCCAGCCAAGCGCCACACCATGGACTCGGAGTTCGATATCAAGAACATCAAGAGCCTGCCTGACGTTGAAATCGCCTACGGCTACGGCAACGTGAGCGACACGGCCTACAAGGCCCTGGCCCAGGCTGGCGCCAAAGCCATCATCCATGCCGGCACCGGTAATGGCTCGGTGTCTTCCAAGGTTGTCCCTGCCCTGCAGGAACTGCGCAAACAAGGCGTGCAGATCATTCGCTCGTCCCACGTGAATGCTGGCGGTTTTGTTCTGCGCAACGCCGAACAACCTGACGACAAGTACGACTGGGTGGTTGCCCATGACCTGAACCCGCAAAAAGCCCGCATCCTCGCGATGGTCGCCCTGACCAAGACCCAGGACAGCAAAGAGCTGCAACGGATGTTCTGGGAATACTGA
- a CDS encoding DUF1654 domain-containing protein gives MAKSSSAAQTPPGAYERLAIRVQKIINSTNAQKAKAALIFRLPDEPEDEWQRLLEEIAENDNVTLAYRDDGGVQIFWVVPKED, from the coding sequence GTGGCAAAGTCCTCTTCCGCAGCACAAACCCCACCTGGTGCTTACGAACGCCTGGCCATTCGTGTGCAAAAGATCATCAATTCGACCAATGCCCAGAAAGCCAAGGCAGCCTTGATCTTCCGCCTGCCGGATGAGCCCGAGGATGAGTGGCAGCGCCTGCTGGAGGAAATCGCAGAGAACGACAACGTCACCCTCGCCTACCGGGATGATGGCGGCGTGCAGATTTTCTGGGTTGTGCCGAAGGAAGATTGA
- a CDS encoding endonuclease I family protein codes for MSARFIAVCCLFLCITAHAQAPRTFSEAKKVAWTLYAPQSTEFYCGCKYTGNRVDLKACGYIPRKNASRAARIEWEHIVPAWQIGHQRQCWKNGGRKNCTRHDDVFKRAEADLHNLVPSIGEVNGDRNNFSFGWLPVQRGQYGSCLTQVDFKAKKVMPRPSVRGMIARTYFYMSKQYGLRLSKQDRQLYEAWNKTYPVQTWERQRNQTVACVMGRGNEFVGPVNLKACS; via the coding sequence ATGAGTGCCCGCTTTATTGCTGTGTGTTGCCTGTTTCTTTGCATCACCGCCCACGCGCAAGCGCCTCGCACGTTCAGCGAAGCCAAGAAAGTCGCCTGGACACTCTACGCGCCGCAATCCACCGAGTTTTACTGTGGCTGCAAATACACTGGCAACCGTGTGGACCTGAAAGCCTGTGGCTACATCCCCCGCAAAAACGCCAGCCGCGCTGCCCGTATCGAGTGGGAGCATATTGTCCCAGCCTGGCAGATCGGGCATCAGCGCCAATGCTGGAAAAACGGCGGGCGCAAAAACTGCACGCGCCATGACGATGTATTCAAGCGCGCCGAGGCCGACCTGCACAACCTGGTGCCAAGCATCGGCGAGGTCAACGGGGACCGTAACAACTTCAGTTTTGGTTGGCTGCCCGTGCAACGCGGGCAGTACGGATCATGCCTGACCCAGGTGGACTTCAAGGCCAAGAAGGTCATGCCGCGCCCATCAGTTCGCGGGATGATTGCGCGCACTTATTTCTACATGAGCAAGCAATACGGTTTGCGCCTGTCGAAACAGGATCGCCAACTGTACGAAGCCTGGAACAAGACCTACCCGGTGCAAACCTGGGAGCGTCAGCGTAACCAGACGGTGGCCTGCGTGATGGGGCGCGGAAATGAATTTGTCGGCCCGGTAAACCTCAAGGCCTGTAGTTGA
- the csrA gene encoding carbon storage regulator CsrA, with protein sequence MLILTRKVGESINIGDDITITILGVSGQQVRIGINAPKDVAVHREEIYQRIQAGLTAPDKNQTP encoded by the coding sequence ATGCTTATACTCACCCGCAAAGTCGGTGAAAGCATAAACATCGGTGATGACATCACGATCACCATCCTGGGCGTTAGCGGCCAGCAAGTACGAATCGGCATCAACGCACCAAAGGACGTTGCCGTGCATCGCGAGGAGATTTACCAACGCATCCAGGCTGGGCTGACCGCGCCAGACAAAAACCAGACGCCTTGA
- a CDS encoding HAD-IA family hydrolase: MDGTLLNSIAAAERVWSIWAQRHGLDVAAFLTTIHGARAIDTITRQALPGVDPEVEAQWITEAEINDVEGVVAIPGAVAFLNDLPGDQWALVTSAPRTLALRRLQAAGITPPAVLVTAEDVVTGKPDPACYVLGARRLGVPVQECLVFEDATVGIRAGEAAGADVMVVTSTHLKPMVTKHPSISGYEKLQVRRSADGLLCVQGRDE; encoded by the coding sequence ATGGACGGGACCCTGCTCAACTCCATCGCCGCTGCCGAGCGGGTGTGGAGCATTTGGGCGCAACGCCATGGTCTGGACGTAGCGGCGTTCCTGACCACCATTCACGGCGCCCGTGCGATTGACACGATCACGCGCCAGGCATTGCCCGGCGTCGATCCAGAGGTCGAGGCGCAGTGGATTACCGAAGCCGAGATCAACGACGTCGAAGGTGTTGTCGCGATACCTGGCGCCGTTGCTTTCCTGAACGACTTGCCGGGCGATCAATGGGCGCTGGTCACGTCTGCCCCTCGGACGTTGGCGTTGCGTCGTCTGCAGGCTGCGGGAATTACTCCACCAGCTGTGTTGGTGACCGCCGAAGATGTCGTCACCGGCAAGCCTGATCCCGCCTGCTACGTTTTGGGTGCGCGGCGACTGGGTGTGCCGGTTCAGGAGTGCCTGGTGTTCGAGGATGCAACAGTGGGCATTCGGGCGGGCGAGGCTGCGGGTGCAGATGTGATGGTCGTGACCTCGACACACCTCAAGCCCATGGTGACAAAGCATCCGTCGATAAGCGGATATGAAAAACTACAGGTCCGGCGCAGCGCCGACGGCTTGCTGTGCGTGCAGGGCAGGGACGAATGA
- the pcp gene encoding pyroglutamyl-peptidase I produces METILLTGFEPFDRDLVNPSWEAVRQLDGMQLDDDVRIVARRLPCAFATAGDYLAQLIAELSPVMVIATGLGPGRSDISIERVAINVNDARIPDNLGAQPIDTAVVVGGPAAYFTTLPIKAMVKAVREAGLAASVSQTAGTFVCNQVFYRLQHLLAGTAVRSGFIHVPAMPEQVVGSGQPSMALAMLVEGLQVAVRAAWRTPMDVVEAGGQVS; encoded by the coding sequence ATGGAAACGATACTACTGACAGGATTTGAACCTTTTGATCGAGACCTGGTGAATCCATCCTGGGAGGCGGTGCGCCAGCTGGACGGCATGCAACTGGACGACGATGTGCGGATTGTTGCGCGACGGTTGCCTTGCGCGTTTGCCACGGCGGGCGACTACCTGGCCCAATTGATCGCGGAGCTGTCCCCGGTGATGGTCATTGCCACTGGCCTCGGTCCGGGGCGCAGCGATATTTCCATCGAGCGGGTGGCGATCAACGTCAACGATGCGCGCATCCCCGATAACTTGGGCGCGCAACCTATCGACACAGCGGTGGTTGTGGGTGGTCCCGCAGCCTACTTCACCACGCTGCCGATCAAGGCGATGGTCAAGGCCGTGCGCGAGGCAGGGCTCGCGGCCTCGGTTTCGCAGACCGCAGGTACGTTTGTATGCAACCAGGTGTTTTATCGGTTGCAGCACCTGCTGGCCGGGACAGCTGTGCGCAGTGGGTTTATTCATGTGCCCGCCATGCCGGAGCAGGTGGTTGGATCGGGTCAGCCTTCGATGGCTTTGGCGATGCTGGTTGAAGGCTTGCAGGTTGCGGTACGGGCGGCGTGGCGTACACCCATGGATGTGGTGGAGGCCGGCGGACAGGTCAGTTGA
- a CDS encoding DUF979 domain-containing protein encodes MIISIQYLYWLAGVLLLITAGMIVLDRSHPKRWSSALFWLLFAIPFLVGERLPSVVIGAGVVVMALIAGMGGVGRGQHAELHDKASRASAGRLGHKLFIPALAIPLTTVIGSVLLKHTEIGGVPLLDPKNTTFVSLGIGCLIALGLACWLTRDTPVQALRESRRLTEALGWAMVLPQMLAMLGLLFNEAGVGTAVAHVTTTYINLDYKLVAVMVYVLGMALFTVIMGNGFAAFPVMTGGVGVPVLVGIYGGNPAVMAAIGMFSGYCGTLMTPMAANFNIVPAALLELPDKNAVIKAQLPTALMMLVVNIVLLYLLM; translated from the coding sequence ATGATTATCTCTATTCAATATCTGTACTGGTTGGCCGGTGTGCTGCTGCTGATCACCGCAGGCATGATCGTGCTGGATCGCAGCCACCCCAAGCGCTGGTCCAGCGCGTTGTTCTGGCTGCTGTTTGCCATCCCCTTTCTGGTTGGTGAGCGCTTGCCGTCGGTAGTTATCGGTGCCGGGGTCGTCGTGATGGCATTGATCGCCGGGATGGGCGGTGTTGGCCGTGGCCAACACGCTGAACTCCATGACAAGGCCTCTCGCGCCAGTGCCGGTCGCTTGGGGCACAAGCTGTTTATCCCTGCGCTGGCCATTCCCCTGACTACGGTTATTGGCTCGGTATTGCTCAAGCACACCGAGATCGGCGGCGTACCGCTGCTGGACCCGAAAAACACCACCTTTGTGTCCCTTGGCATCGGCTGCCTGATCGCCCTCGGCCTGGCCTGCTGGCTGACTCGCGATACACCGGTGCAAGCCCTGCGCGAATCCCGGCGCCTCACAGAAGCCTTGGGCTGGGCCATGGTGCTCCCGCAAATGCTGGCGATGCTTGGGTTGTTGTTCAATGAGGCGGGTGTCGGTACGGCCGTCGCCCACGTCACCACCACCTATATCAACCTGGATTACAAGTTGGTGGCGGTGATGGTCTATGTGTTGGGCATGGCGTTGTTCACAGTGATCATGGGCAACGGTTTTGCGGCCTTCCCGGTGATGACCGGTGGTGTCGGCGTGCCGGTACTGGTGGGGATCTACGGTGGCAACCCGGCGGTGATGGCGGCCATTGGCATGTTTTCCGGCTACTGCGGCACGTTGATGACGCCGATGGCGGCCAACTTCAATATCGTACCGGCAGCGCTGCTGGAGCTGCCGGACAAGAACGCGGTGATCAAGGCACAACTGCCTACGGCGTTGATGATGTTGGTGGTCAATATCGTCCTGCTTTACCTGCTGATGTGA
- a CDS encoding DUF969 domain-containing protein — MQTVVNLWPLIGVLVIVVGFVLRFNPLLVVTAAAIATGLAAHFPLEKILATMGDGFLQTRALQLILLLPLAVIGLLERHGLRLHAQNWIARFERATVGRLLIIYLFVRESTAAMGLTSLGGHPQMVRPLLAPMAEGAAEKRYGKLPDKVRHKVLAMCAATDNVGLFFGEDIFVAFGAIALMHTFLLGSGIDVEPLHIAVWGIPTAICAFIVHAIRLHWFDRRLTRELTPAATSVEAVQ, encoded by the coding sequence ATGCAAACTGTTGTGAACCTATGGCCGTTGATCGGCGTACTTGTCATCGTGGTTGGCTTTGTCCTGCGCTTCAATCCACTGTTGGTGGTCACCGCCGCCGCCATCGCCACCGGGCTTGCTGCCCATTTCCCCTTGGAAAAAATCCTCGCCACCATGGGGGATGGTTTCCTTCAGACCCGCGCCCTGCAATTGATCCTTTTGTTGCCCCTGGCTGTCATCGGCTTGCTGGAGCGCCATGGTTTGCGCCTGCATGCGCAGAACTGGATTGCACGGTTTGAGCGAGCGACGGTTGGGCGCTTGTTGATCATCTATCTGTTTGTGCGTGAATCCACGGCGGCCATGGGCTTGACCAGCCTGGGCGGGCATCCGCAGATGGTGCGTCCGCTGTTGGCGCCGATGGCCGAAGGTGCGGCGGAAAAGCGCTACGGCAAGTTGCCGGACAAGGTACGACACAAGGTGCTGGCGATGTGTGCGGCGACTGACAACGTGGGGTTGTTTTTTGGTGAGGACATCTTTGTCGCCTTTGGCGCGATTGCACTGATGCACACTTTCCTGCTCGGCTCGGGCATTGATGTGGAGCCACTGCACATTGCGGTGTGGGGCATTCCCACGGCGATCTGCGCCTTTATCGTCCACGCGATCCGTTTGCATTGGTTTGACCGCAGGCTCACCCGTGAGCTGACGCCGGCCGCTACGTCTGTGGAGGCCGTGCAATGA
- a CDS encoding GNAT family N-acetyltransferase, whose product MELAMEVSFNVSEQEREAILKPLRAYNLSVTGEMPFETVGILLRDPDSQEVVGGLYGKISYGWLFVELLSIPDRMRTQGTGTRLMRTAEDLARQRGCVGIWLDTFSFQAPGFYRKLGFSEFGHVADYPPGHQRFFFQKRFA is encoded by the coding sequence ATGGAATTGGCAATGGAAGTGTCGTTCAACGTATCTGAACAGGAGCGCGAGGCAATCCTCAAGCCGCTGCGCGCTTACAACCTCAGTGTTACCGGAGAAATGCCTTTCGAAACCGTCGGGATTTTACTGCGTGACCCCGACAGCCAAGAAGTTGTTGGGGGGCTCTACGGGAAGATTTCCTACGGTTGGCTGTTCGTTGAATTGTTGAGTATCCCGGACCGGATGCGCACCCAAGGCACGGGCACGCGGTTGATGCGTACCGCTGAGGACTTGGCGCGCCAAAGAGGTTGTGTCGGGATCTGGCTGGATACGTTCAGCTTTCAGGCGCCCGGGTTTTATCGAAAACTGGGTTTCAGTGAGTTCGGTCACGTTGCCGACTACCCGCCGGGTCATCAGCGCTTCTTTTTTCAGAAGCGTTTCGCGTAG
- a CDS encoding Pathogenicity locus — MPFSPEERFLLLALKGVGPTVIARLEQMGIESLAELGESNVSDILAQASAAVGSTCWKNSPQARAAITAAVGLARSTIARDPA; from the coding sequence ATGCCGTTTTCACCGGAAGAAAGATTTCTGCTGCTTGCGCTCAAGGGCGTAGGGCCGACCGTGATTGCTCGACTTGAACAGATGGGCATCGAATCCCTGGCCGAGCTCGGAGAATCGAACGTCAGTGACATTCTGGCGCAAGCCTCAGCCGCAGTAGGTTCGACCTGTTGGAAAAACAGCCCACAAGCCCGGGCCGCCATTACCGCGGCGGTTGGCCTTGCGAGAAGCACTATTGCGCGAGATCCAGCCTGA
- a CDS encoding FAD-binding oxidoreductase, whose protein sequence is MANTPYPQSYYAASANAVPPRPVLQGDVETDVCVIGAGYTGLSSALFLLENGFRVTVLEAAKVGFGASGRNGGQIVNSYSRDIDVIERSVGPQQAQLLGQMAFEGGRIIRERVAKYQIQCDLKDGGVFAALNSKHMGHLESQKRLWERYGHTQLELLDERRIREVVACDNYVGGLLDMSGGHIHPLNLALGEAAAVESLGGTIYEQSPALRIERGANPVVYTAEGKVRAKFIIVAGNAYLGNLVPELAAKSMPCGTQVITTAPLGDELAKTLLPQDYCVEDCNYLLDYYRLTSDKRLIFGGGVVYGARDPANIEAIIRPKMLKAFPQLKDVKIDYAWTGNFLLTLSRLPQVGRLGDNIYYSQGCSGHGVTYTHLAGKVLAEALRGQAERFDAFADLPHYPFPGGQLLRTPFAALGAWYYGLRDKLGF, encoded by the coding sequence ATGGCGAACACCCCCTACCCCCAGTCGTATTACGCCGCGTCCGCGAATGCGGTTCCGCCCCGCCCGGTGCTGCAAGGTGATGTCGAAACCGATGTGTGCGTGATTGGCGCCGGCTACACCGGCCTCTCCAGCGCGCTGTTCCTGCTGGAGAACGGTTTTCGCGTGACGGTGCTGGAAGCCGCCAAGGTAGGGTTTGGCGCGTCAGGCCGTAACGGTGGGCAGATCGTCAACAGCTATAGCCGAGATATTGATGTCATCGAGCGCAGCGTCGGCCCCCAGCAGGCGCAATTGCTCGGGCAGATGGCGTTTGAGGGCGGCCGGATCATCCGCGAGCGGGTTGCCAAATATCAGATCCAGTGCGACCTGAAGGACGGCGGTGTGTTCGCCGCACTCAACAGCAAGCACATGGGCCACCTGGAGTCGCAGAAGCGCCTGTGGGAGCGCTACGGTCATACACAGCTGGAACTGCTGGACGAGCGCCGCATCCGCGAAGTCGTGGCGTGTGACAACTATGTGGGCGGCCTGCTGGACATGAGCGGCGGTCACATCCACCCACTCAACCTGGCCCTGGGTGAAGCGGCGGCAGTGGAGTCCCTGGGCGGCACGATCTACGAACAGTCGCCGGCGCTACGTATCGAGCGTGGCGCCAATCCGGTGGTGTACACCGCCGAGGGCAAGGTCAGGGCCAAGTTCATCATCGTCGCGGGCAACGCCTACCTGGGGAACCTGGTGCCGGAACTGGCGGCCAAGTCGATGCCATGCGGTACCCAGGTCATCACCACCGCACCGCTGGGCGACGAGCTGGCGAAGACATTGCTACCACAGGATTACTGCGTCGAAGACTGCAACTACCTGCTCGACTACTACCGCCTCACCAGCGACAAACGCCTGATCTTCGGCGGTGGCGTGGTGTACGGCGCGCGCGACCCGGCGAACATCGAAGCAATCATCCGCCCGAAGATGCTCAAGGCCTTCCCGCAGCTCAAGGACGTGAAGATCGACTACGCCTGGACCGGCAACTTCCTGCTGACCCTGTCGCGCCTGCCGCAGGTAGGCCGCCTGGGCGACAATATCTATTACTCACAGGGCTGCAGCGGCCATGGCGTGACGTATACGCACCTGGCGGGCAAGGTACTGGCGGAGGCATTGCGAGGACAGGCAGAGCGTTTTGACGCGTTTGCCGACCTGCCGCACTACCCGTTCCCGGGCGGGCAATTGTTGCGTACACCGTTTGCGGCGCTGGGGGCTTGGTATTACGGGCTGCGAGACAAGCTAGGGTTCTGA